In the genome of Oryzias melastigma strain HK-1 linkage group LG4, ASM292280v2, whole genome shotgun sequence, the window CTTAGGTCATCATAACAGACCCTGCAGCTCTGAGCCCATAAAAATGTAGCAACACACTATTATTAACATTTAGAAGGATGTGTTTTTACGTGCTTGTGTTTTGTCCATGTGTGATTTTACGTCTGGTTTCAGGTTGCAGAAAACCTTGTGCAGCGCGATGGAGACTTTTTGGTCCGCGATTCGCTGTCCAGCCCTGGAAATTATGTTCTGACCTGCCAATGGAGAAACGCTCCTCAGCACTTTAAAGTCAACAAGAAGGTACAGAAGGGCAAATGTCAACTCTCACATGAGCtcgtaaagaaagaaaaaacatgttcgtgtttttgtgatatttaagcttttcttttaccATCAAACCTTCTGAGAAATGAAGTAAACTTTTGAGTTTTGGGGGATTTTATCCCAAATTTTgctaaattactataaaatgcAGGAAATCCCGCAGTTCAGTGAAGTAAATTCCGTCAATCTGCTCCATTTTAAAGAAGCTCCTTTTATTAAGTTGGTTATTTGGAACGTGTTGCCAGTAAACACACAGCGCAAGTGAATGAAGTATTCTTATGGAAAGtccttttattgtttatttataaacaaattaagGAGTTTTGTCCTactaaactaaagtttttttttttattattattattacatctTTCATTTATGATCATATGGAGCTTTGTTCAAAAGCACCCTCTGATGTCTGTTGAGAATTTATAAACCTGACACAATCATTAATTTCTCCTCGATGATTAATTTTAGAAACGGTTGGCACCTCCATGGATTTAAAAGGATGCTATCCAAATATCgcaagttcaactggtttaactttcaacgctTATTCACTTCACTTCATACATAGAGCCCAACGTGGACTTAAAACTCACGTAGAGATGCGTGAACGTGAGTGATAAGCCCGAAACGTGCATATACGCAgatagatttttcattggaattggTTGCTTGAAAGCTTGACAATTTCTAGAAAAAGACAACTAAAACTGCTGTGCTCGGCTGCAGTTAGCCTATCACAGTCTGAGTATTTATGACATCAGGGGTATAGAACATTCTCCAAGAAGCAGTTGTATCACAACTATAAAACACTTTAATCAAACAAACTACATGAtgaacaaatgtaaagaaaaaaaagggttcaATAAGAGGCTGAGCGAAAAGTGATGGAAATACAGGAATAGATGAAATATTCAGGGATACAGGTAGAGAGAAAAAGGTGACAACATAGTAAACACAAAAAGAGCTGAAGCTCaacatcaaaattaaaatatctggactctaaaatatcaaaaaaaggtatttaaattgaatggaaatatatatatatatatatataattaaaaaataagagaaaaaaggcATTAAAATTGAGAAAACCTGGCAACCCTGAAGTTATATTTGCTGAATTAAGATAAACCTAAATTAACTATCTCTTAGGGTAAATGACAAGACTGTTCGTATTTTGTTTACTAAAAATGAAATGCCTTATATGTTgtctaaaacacataaaaaatgaccttttttttacctattttttcagGTAGTGATGCTAAATGAAGCTTATTCTAAAGTTGAGTATCGACTGGACAAAGATGGATTTGACAGCGTCCCTTCTCTGATTAGATTCTATGTTGGAAATAGAAAACCCGTGTCACaggttggtttgtttttggtttttaatgtttactcttttatttacttattgtTTCTGCTGTGAAGCACTTTAAAGAATTATCTTAACTTGTGTTAATTTAGGTTGTGGGAGCTATCATCTTCCAGCCCATCAACAGGTCGCTTCCTCTGCGCTATTTGGAAGAAAAGTACGCCCTGTCGGGTAACCAGCGGGAGGCGGGGCTTGTGGCCCAGGAGAAACCATGCCAGAAACGTCTGAGCCTCAACATCACCAACGGAATCGGGCACGCCGTGCACGACGGCTCACACTGCCCAGACAACGGCTTGAGCCGCAGCAGCCACCTCAGGTTTGCGGCttcgcacaaacacacaaaatgacacaaaccaACAAATTCCACAAAGTCACTTAAACAAAGCGTGTTTGCCTTCCCTCATTTAACGTGTTTTTAGAGAGAGATATGATTACAACATTGAGGCCCCGCGACCACAGAATGTGTCTGTTGCAGTTGAATAATGGATGTCTGCCTTTCTTCATtcatttgctttgtttgtgtttgtccgGCACATGAACATGCACTCCCACTCTGCAGCTTTCACTCACAGCCTCCAGCTGTTTACACGGGCTGAAATCTGAACATGAGGGGGGAGTTACACACTCTTACTTTTGTGAAAGGAACAGCAGTAGTTTGTCTAACGTCATGGTATTTaggggttaaagacccactctgatgaaaatcatgtttctaactttcatttttctcatcatggaagaaaatgaagcttaaaattgtgtttctttattcaaatcctcgTGAttcaggagtagacaaaaaatgttggaatgtGGAAGCTACTACAGCAAGctacaaactccctgctctgctccattctgatgcatctacttgtagactaatagatccatgcatgtattcattttcctcatctgatggtttaaaactttgtagtcccaatattgctcgccatttttgttgctaatgttaggttgaacGATCTGTTAGCTAGTtgtgagagagtgtaaacagatggatgtcggGAAGTAAGGGCAGGGTtgtccacaactcaaaggcaaagttctaatgaactactgccgctctgcagaaactatgccttAGAAAACAATTccgttttttttcaattttggggaaaaaaaagataattaaaagaccactggaaacacttttaaaatagatcaaaagatgatcggaatggGACAATTTATAGAGGatgagagagagaaagaaacatatctatgtatttattctatttttcaaagttttccttttctttctgtcGTCCAGGTTGAAGGATCGCTGCGGCAGCCAACCAGCAAGTCTCAATCAGGTCCAGGACCGCCGACGCCCACTCAAGGCGCACCAGTCAGACAGCTTTCTACCCCTTGGTAAATCAAAGCTAAACCTCCTTGAATACTTTTCTGAATCTTTTCACCAGATTATTAACAATCTGCTTCCTGTTGGTTGGATTTAAAATCAAAGTAGATTTTTGCATTCCTTTGTgagaacaaaaatggaaaagtctCTATTTAATCAGTTGCTTACTTCCTCTCTCTTTTTAAACCCTCTGTTGCAAAGCGGTCACTACAGAGGACTGAAATGTACATCAAAAACTAGAGTGCTCTCTGCTGCCAATGTCCATTGTGTTTAATTTAGTGGTCAGTTGGTGTAATTGCAAGTAAATCTACTTGAAATTCAATCCGATTAATAACCCACTATTTTTCTATGCTGAAGAAACCTCACCATAAAACAGTGTATATGATGATTTAAAATATCATACAGGAAGGGATAATATATGTTTGGAATATAAATGTTTGATAAACAATATGTAGAACATTTGGGCTAACCATGTGTCCAGTGAGGTGGAGATCATgctgtgtattttttaacacaaatcaTATAATTGCCTCAATGTTTATTGTGGTCTACTGGATTAAACATATAtgtaactttaagaaaaaaatcctatttttgaAATGAGACACTATAACACTATAGCACTCCTGTTGTGTAACTTTATATTTTCCTGTCCGCTCTCCTCCAGGTTCTAAACCTCAGTCTCAGCAGTCCCCTGACTCGCTCCTGGCCAGCCCCAAGTCTCCGGTATTTCGAACCGGCAGTGAGCCGGCGCTCAGCCCGTGTGTGCCACGGAGATTAGCAGAGCATCAAGCAGGTAAACAGACATTTggatgatttaaataaagtttaagacACCAAAGGGTTATTACTTAGCTATTATGCCGCCAACTCTACGATTATAACACCTTTGAGAGGGTCATAAACATCATCCATGCAGAAAATAGGGAGACAGATGTGTAATTTATGGTTTAATTATTGTCATGAAGTCAAATGCAACAGCTTTGCTGTgagttttggtttttctttttgcaattaTTTTCAGTCCTAGAAAGGTCAGAAATGTTGCAGTATTTGCATATATATTTCATGTGTTTTCAGTTTGCATCAGAATTTGAAAGTTTCTACCTTAAACTGTCAAGAAATGtctgcagacaaacaaaaaatactaagtaaaaaaataaattaaaaaacagattttaaaaatgtaattataaatTTTTGAATAAGGAATTGCACAATCTACTGTCCTGCTTTTAGCTCTACACCAAATCACCTGCAGGAATAAGAAGAATCAAATAAAGCTGCTTTGTTCCAGTCTCTGGATTTACTGCACCAGTTTGTGGTTTAAAGAACTGAGACAAAAGAGCAATTCAGCTTGATTATGAGgctaaaaataaagctgttaGGCTCACCAGGGACAAATAATGGCTGCTGtggagctttaaaaataaatcagtcgCTGTCCCTCCTAAGACGGTTTAAGCTTTCTTAATATTTGCTCCTGCTGTCACTTGGATGCTCGAggaaaattcaatttctgtttACGCTTGATCAGATGGAAAAGGTTGTGGGAAGTTCTTTGAAACAGCAGAATATtggaggggtaaaaaaaaaaaaaatgtgttttttttgcaccTGCAGGTCAGGCAATCCGGGGTTCTGACAGTCAGCTGTGTCCTAAACCGCCACCCAAACCGAGCAAACTGCTCCTGCCTCACGCCCCCTCGGTCCAGCCCCCGCGGTCCCCTGCCTCCTCCCCCAACCGGGCTCCATCCCCTCTTGCTGCTTCCTCCTCCAGTGCAGGTAACTGCTCTTTAtttctctgacaaaaaaaaagttaattttaaaaagagaataTTATAAAACCTAATAATTTTACCAGTTTATGCTTTTGATTTGGAAATATGGTGGATTGTAAACGACAATATCGTCTGAAAACATAGTAGGGAAACTAGCTGCTGCTTTTTTACATTCAACTCGTTATAGATTGCtctaaaaaatagcaaatgcCCCTTAACACAAACCCTTCTACCCTCTCTTGACATAGTTGGCTGTAATGAAAGCCAGCTGGAAATGGTGTTCTTGGTTATGTAACAGCTCGAGCCCCCCTCCAGTGGCCCTGCTGGTTCCTCCCAGCCCGTTTCTGGGTATCGCATGCTGACCAAGCTTTGTGGAGATTCCTCTTCTGGCCTGGCAGCTGAGAATCCACTTAGCAATGAAACACCTTACAGCTTCAGCTCTTTACCACAGCAACAGCGGGTCGCAAACTATCCCTGCATACATTTATGCAGctttaattaaactaaaaaggatttttctgcactattttatctaaattaagttcaagcatttgttttagttgatttttacATGAACAAATGATCAAAGTTGGGTGGGGTTGTTGCTCCACAGCTCCAGGCCCTCCCGTTCCCCCGCCAAAGCCCCGTAAGCTCCAGCGGACGCTTCCCGAAAGCATCCAGCCTGTGGGACAGGAGTCGACGGGGCGAGCGGAGCACCTGCAACCGATCCTGCCCTGCAGCTCGGACGGCCAATCGAACTTTCAGAACTCCACCACAGACCTCAACCCTGAACATCCTCCTTCAGTCAGCAGCTACGTGGAGAGGCTGAAGAGGGAAGGAGACAGATCGAGAGGTGAGGACCACGAGGAGAAAGAAGAGGGAGGAGGCAGCTCCCACCATCCTGACATCGCACCCTCAGAGCACTCgagcgaggaagaggaggaccgAGAAAGGGATTTACCAAAGAGAGGAAAAGGAAGAAGCGGGTCTTGGAGGCCGGTGGAAGAAACCGAGTCAATGTTCAGGCCGACGGATTTTGAATCCAGGCTTCTTCCTCCTGAGAACAAACCGCTGGAGATGGTTGTTCTGAAGAAAGCCAAGGAGCTGGTGCTCAGCCACGATCACCGGAGTATAGCCAGACACCTGCTGATGGCCGACTGCCAGGTACAAACATCTGAAACCAGTCTATTTGCAGAAACCTCTAAAAcgtaatcatttcatttttgaagctttaataaacatttttagttaataaataaactggacTTTCAAGTGACTATGAAATGCTGAAATATTGTTAATTCCCATTGAATTGTGTCTGAAAAGTATCCATCTCTTCATGCGACTGTCATTCTACCTCCAGGTAGCCAGAATCCTCGGAGTGACGGCAGAGATCAAAGGTCAGATGGGCGTGTCCTCAGGTCTGGAACTGGTGACGCTGCCGCACGGACGTCAGCTGAGGCTGGACCTCATGGAAAGGTAAACAGCTTTTCCGCAGCGTCATCACACATGCGTGCGCGCGGACGCTGTTGATGCATGAACGCTGTTGCAAAACAAATCCACTTTGACTCTTCCAGGCATCACACCATGGCGATCGGGGTCGCCGTGGATATTCTGGGATGCACTGGCAGCGTGGAAGAGCGGGCGTCCACCTTAAACCGCATCATTCTGGTTGCTCAGGAGCTGAAGGACGAGGTGGGAGACCTGTTTGCTTTCACAGCCATGATGAAAGCTCTGGACTTCCAGCAGgtgacaaaaatacagaaacaaggAAATAATCACCTTGTAATCGTATTAACTTAAATCTTGAGTTTGACAAAAGTTGTGGATTGTTGATCTTCCAGATCAGCCGTTTGGAGGAAACCTGGACGACTCTGCGCAGGAACTTCACCCAAGCAGCCATTAGCTATGAGAAAATCCTCAAACCTTTCTACAAATGCTTGTATGAAGGCACAGGTAACAGCAGAAACTCCCCCATTCTAAAAGAGATTAGATTTAAATCAGTTACACTTCCATCCTTTCAGCTCCTAAAAGTTGGTTTTAATCCCACATTCAGGGAGTGCTTTGTTGTCATGGCtcttcagaaaaaaaccctaaaaaactgcattttattcAAGCTTTGCAATGACAAATAACATGATGCATTCACTAACAACcggaaaaacaaactttaactcaagaggggaaaaaaaacgatATAACTTAATgacttaattaaaaattaaattaaaccaaaGTAGGGcttacttttttctattttgtttatttgtgcaaTATTGCattctaaataaaacaagttcaaaagtacaagaaaaaaaaaattaaaaagaatcaaaaaagaaaattatttataagTGCACCAActgttaaaacaatttattaaaagatttttagcTCATTATTTATTCGAGCATcttataaaaatagaattaaacaaaaaatatgtatttgttaaacagaatatttaagttttatcatgtataatgttataaaaatacatcaataaatcagacccaataaataaataaaagacacattgGGTTTCCTGAGTAAATATTTTCCtactttaacacatttatttatttttttacattttttatttttaaattttttgattCAAATCTTGTTTTCGTCTCTTCTACAGCCCCCAGTTCCAAAGCACTCTGCTTGCCAATGCTTTTGCCTCTACTCACCTTAATGGAGCGTCCCCTGATCACACCTGAGGGGGCGGAGTTTTGGGAAACCAGCGATGAGGGCTGTGACATCATGCTGCGGCACCTGGAGGCCGCACGAATTGTAGCTGAGAATGCACAAAGCTACACGTCCAACGCACAGAagattttaaaaggtaaaaaaaaaaaaagagagaaatttaaaacgtttattttatttatttattttgatttttttttcttataggtTTTGAGCTTGATGAAGGCttacttgaagtgtttaagacGGACTTTCAGCTGCGGCTGCTGTGGGGGAGCCGTGGAGCCACGGTCAACCAGTCAGATCGATACAACAAGTTCAATCTCATCCTCACCGCGTTGTCACGGAAACTGGAGCCCCCACCTATAACACAACCTTTAATCTGAACAAATACGAACACATTTCCCCCCACAACATTTTCACCAGTAAAGTCAACATTCCATCATGGCACATCTGACATCCCATCCTGGTCCTTTAAGGTCTGCAAAAGTCCAGAAATGAGCCAAAGCCTCTTCCTGTTCAGTTTCAGTTTAATGTGAGTCTCACGCTTTGCTGctgaattaactttatttatattgtagCACAATGTCACATATTTGTTCACAAAACTTTCACTGTGTGTCCTTTAAACGAGGGCAGAGCAGTTGACAGGATCTGAAAAGGGACACCATTTTTCACCTTTATTTAACACATTGTGCAATGAACATAACAGTAACGTGTGTTTTCTAAGGTTAGTGactgataacaaaaaaaaacctcaaaagatcatctgttttctttaaatcagccaaaaataagAATCCAAATCAAACCATCTGTGcaaaaatcactaaaatatgCCGTCAACGTAAAGctgtatatatatttctaaGCATGTTCATAGACTGTACATTTCttgtagaaaataaacaaatttgttGATGAATATTATTGTCTATATTGTTAAAATTATGTGATCAGATGCAATAAATGAAGTCCTTGTTACTGTAGTGAACTGTTTTCTTTCATCTAAAAGAAACCACCCCACAGTTTTTTATTGCTTCTTATTTTATTAGAACAATATTTTgcaaggaaaaaataaaaatccacaaagtgTCCAAcattcaaagcaaaaaagatGTGCACGACAACATGGAGAGAACTGCCATCAGATCTATATTAGACATCCTGCTCATTcggaaactaaaataaatgaatgtttcaAATGGAGATTTCATGGAAGAGTTGGCAGGGAAAACGCCTCGGCTCACAGTGGCTTTCAGTACACAGGTTGATTTatgattttgcatttttgtacatttactgAGCTGGTCGGGACATACACATGTATGCTACATACCACTGGTTTATAGAAAAGGTTTAGATCGTTTTTTTACAACTGTTGCACCACAAATGAAACACATTCCAACGAGCAGCTTTCACTTAGGAGACAGTACGCCCAAAACTGACCCTTCCAGGAGGCCACCATCAATGCCAAATGACAAAAGCTCATCACCTTCTAGACTGAATCCTTTGAGCGCACTTGATTTCTATTCACATCACTTCAGTTTGGATGACCTTTTCTGTAAACAGAGCAGCTGAAAAGAAACTGTTTACAAGAAATATTGCATTAACTATTCAACGTTATGCTTTTTTGACTGCATAAAAAAGACTGCAATACGACTTAAGctatatttctaaaatatgacACTAGAAATCTAATTTTAATGAATAACAAATGGTTAGGTATTAGAAAATGTTTCGATTTTTGCACCAATTTGGATCCCAGAGACTGAAAAAGCAGGGGTTAAAAGGCCATTTACTATctgctttcatttattttaacaaaaaggcAACAGGGAAGCAGATTgatttcaaagcaaaaagacCTGAAAGGTGGATTATTTCAATGTTCAACCATTCCTCCAGTATTGATTGCTAAACGGTCACAGATGGAAACAGTGACACGAGGAGGAAAGACAGATTCAAGTAAAATCTACAGCATTGTTCTGCACATTTCAcagcttttttctatttttaattaaagctcaGCCACCTTCTGGCTTTCAGGAATCTTCTGCTTTACTCTTGATCTAAAGCAGTCTTAATGTGTACTTTATCAAATAATTAGTAGTTAAAAAACGATTAAGAGAAACATTACAGTTTAGAGAATCTATAAAAAAGAAGggaaagttacaaaaaaaagtataaaaccatcttttcttttgcttagtGGTTACTAAAAAAGGAGAACTTCTCTACAGTCAGTGCAGACTCATCCGTTCACTCTTTAATCATGTTCAAATGCTGTAGTACATCAGGACAAAGTGCATCGGTTCAGTTCAAACAAACCTAAAGACAATCACCATAGAAACACATTCAGCAAGACACGACAGATGTtcatatttacatttcatttgtgTCCGTCATCACATtcacaaacagaataaaaaagagaGTTAGTGGAACTGCAGCTGAGGGGGTGGTGAGAGCCCTGGTGGATGATGGGAGATGTAGTCTTTTCTTCAAAAAGTCTCCACGGTTACAGTGGTTTAAGGCAAAGTCTGGAGCTCCCCACTGAGCAGGGCTTTGGTGAAGACCGCCCTCTGCTGTTCAACTGGTGGTAATGTATCccaagagaaaaaacaaaagagaggaAGACGAGGGGAAAAAAGGGTCCTCTATTCATCTGAAAGTCCTGCTTTCTGTTTCATCCATTCTGACACttgttacttaaaaataaatcatgctTGGtgagagggaggaaaaaaatgacaaaaatggagTTAAACAAATCACGGCTTCACAAGCGCGACTGAATCCTAATGGGAGGATGTTATAAACATGCGGCTGGATGAAGGTTGGGGGCAGGCATGAGGAGCAGAGTGGCTCAGGCAGGCAGACATCACCAACAGAGCACAGATGAGAGGAGTGAGCTGAAGCGAGCAGCACTGACAATGTTagtgactaaaaaaacaaaagcgcACAACTCCCTGACTGTACATCTGTGTTTCTGCTGACGCTTATAAGAGAGCAAACACAGCCGAATTAAAGACTGGGAGGTGACAACTTGAAGCTAGGTACTTAAAAAGAACACGAAGGCATTAAAATCTGCAGGAGAGGCTTTGCTGGTAGTCTTAcgggatttattttaattacagagATGTGGAATCAGAAGCTCAAGAAGAGCAAATCCTCTTCATAAAGATTAAATGAATATTCATTCATCCTCTCACCTCTGCACAAATTATGAGCCTCCAACTGTGATTTAGCCTAAAGCTAAAAGGTTTCAACAATGGCAAAGATTAGCAACAGTTAATAAAATCCAGGACGCAATAATCAGGATAAAACTGCAGTAATGCTTTGCCCACAGGCAATTCAAATCTTAATGATTACAAGCAGCACCAGTCAAAACTGAAGACCTTTTAACCTCATTATGTTGATCAGATTTATGGAGTTTATGAACTGCAGATCTTTCTAAATTCTCTCCACatcttattttacttaaaaactggATTGACTTGCCGAATCCTGACCTACCTGAGCTAATTGAAGTGATTTCTGCAAGATTTGGGAGATGCATCCCGTTCAACTATAAAAATCTGCAGCAGATGTCACCTCCCAGTCAgaatgctgcaaaaaaaaaacctttcaagtGCAAATATTTATGGATGTAAAAGACATTATTGCGCTGTTTTCGACTTTGGGATTATGTCTTCTACCTGCTTCTACCCTGATAATGGATATGAGCATGCAAACATGCAGATGCCCCCCCTCCCTCTTCTCCCCCTTTCTCTAATGCACAGTCAGCCCCACCACCAAAAATCAGCAATCAGCGTGAGCCCTCCACCAGCCAATCAAATCGCCTGGCCACTCTGCAGCCCTCAGGAACCTGCAGTCACATAGAGAAGAGAGACGGTTACCCAAAACGTCACTTAGATAAaagctaacaacaacaaaaaaagaaaagtatgaaTGAATTGTTCCATATTCAgtaataaaatctgtttatgtttaagttttattaaatgAGGATCTTTGCAGGGTTAAAAAGACACGGTGGGATGTTTCATGTTCTAGTGTGTCAATAAAGGTTTTATTGGTCACTGTCAGAATGACAACACAACACTGGCAGTATAAATACATGACTCCGTTGCTCACCACACCTGTCATCGGGCCCGTCTTAGTAGCTTTTAGAGAAGCTAACAGGTTAATAAAAACTGGTGTGTAAAATTATGGGAGAACTTGAACAGAACTTTCTCTGACATCATGGCGTGCCATTAGTGTGCagaaaaacagtatttaaatatcgtcttttcaaagtaaaaagcatctttaaaaattttaaattacagaATTATTTCCCCAAATAGCCcacttaaatttaattaaaaattatataaaaaatgctcagaacttttttttttgtttgctattAAGCTTCAGTTACAGATTAGAGAGGATTATGGGAAATGTAGTTAACTGACTAAACTTCTGCAGCTTTGAATGTGACAAAAATTTGCATTAAACTAAtctagaaaaacaaagtttttgttattttaaaatgtaaatggtcAAATgcttttgcagttttattttttctgtttgacagTTAATTTGTTTAGGgatgttattttgttgtttattgtgTATTACTTATGAATTACACAATTattaaatgcagtaaaaaaaaaggtgacaaaaAAGTCATGTGATGATGGATTCTATAAAaagtattagtatttttttcttcatactcgtaaaagaaaaagttttactgCAGGTAAATCCAGACAGAGTCTGGAGGGATGGCACTGGAAACACAACATGTGAAACACGCAAAGACAGAtcaactaaaaacacatttctcaaCATACAAATGTTGACAGTTACACTTAAATCAGGGAGTATGAACATCtccagatagaaaaaaataaactttcaaataATTAGCAGGCAGCGTAGTCTCCAATATATTTCACTTTGATCGGGATGAAGTGCTGCAGCTGGAACAGGAGGCTTGAGCAGCGCAGCACCCACAGCGTTTGTCTGAGACTCACCTCTGAGGCAACACTTCACAAGTATGAGAAGACGACTGACTGCAGAGTCGGAGGAACAAATGGGCAAAGAGGAAGAGAGATGGGATGCAAACAAGAAGACAGAGCAGACGACAGACTTCCATGCAGACGCTGTCCTCATCCTTTTTTGGGTTGGTGAGTGAGGAGGATATGGGGGAAATGACAGACAAGAGAAGGACGACGCTTCAGATGTAGGTGACGGCAcctttgctgcttttctccatggTTATGTCCACATAGGAGGTGGGGACGTAGCCTTCCTCTCCGCTCTGCTTCCTCGCTCGGGTCCAGCCGTCGCCTTTGTCCTCCTCTATGATGTACAACACCTGGAAACAGAAGTTGAAATGTTAGACGAATCATTCcaaaattcattattttattgtcacttaaaaatacaaaaaaattaacatttccacaactttaacaaaaagtgaaaactgtTGGGGAACAGttgtcaaaatgtcaaaaactctGTCAATCGGTGgtatttgaataataaaaaaataacatcttgTACCAAAGGATCTAAAAGCAGGCATTtggaaacagaacaaaagactgtttCCACATCTCttctataaatattttctttacatcaCTTGAATTCCAAAAGTACAAGAGTGTTACCTCGTCCTCTGCCATCACCAGCGTTCCTTCATTCTTACCTAAGAGTCAAACAAACAGtgtcatgttttattattatgttacaATAGTattatgtttgctttttatcaaaaaattctaaaatatgcAGTTTAAGTCAAATGTTTGTGCATGcctttccatttattttttagaaaaaatacatagaaaCTCTCAATGTTCTGCCTGGTTTCTCTGTATCAACTTTTTTGATGAAATCGTATCCAT includes:
- the LOC112150252 gene encoding breast cancer anti-estrogen resistance protein 3 isoform X3, with product MERPSSCHFSRDQFILDCSSEKLRRELEQELKMNCEEPRSHAWYHGAIPRQVAENLVQRDGDFLVRDSLSSPGNYVLTCQWRNAPQHFKVNKKVVMLNEAYSKVEYRLDKDGFDSVPSLIRFYVGNRKPVSQVVGAIIFQPINRSLPLRYLEEKYALSGNQREAGLVAQEKPCQKRLSLNITNGIGHAVHDGSHCPDNGLSRSSHLRLKDRCGSQPASLNQVQDRRRPLKAHQSDSFLPLGSKPQSQQSPDSLLASPKSPVFRTGSEPALSPCVPRRLAEHQAGQAIRGSDSQLCPKPPPKPSKLLLPHAPSVQPPRSPASSPNRAPSPLAASSSSAAPGPPVPPPKPRKLQRTLPESIQPVGQESTGRAEHLQPILPCSSDGQSNFQNSTTDLNPEHPPSVSSYVERLKREGDRSRGEDHEEKEEGGGSSHHPDIAPSEHSSEEEEDRERDLPKRGKGRSGSWRPVEETESMFRPTDFESRLLPPENKPLEMVVLKKAKELVLSHDHRSIARHLLMADCQVARILGVTAEIKGQMGVSSGLELVTLPHGRQLRLDLMERHHTMAIGVAVDILGCTGSVEERASTLNRIILVAQELKDEVGDLFAFTAMMKALDFQQISRLEETWTTLRRNFTQAAISYEKILKPFYKCLYEGTAPSSKALCLPMLLPLLTLMERPLITPEGAEFWETSDEGCDIMLRHLEAARIVAENAQSYTSNAQKILKGFELDEGLLEVFKTDFQLRLLWGSRGATVNQSDRYNKFNLILTALSRKLEPPPITQPLI